In Deltaproteobacteria bacterium, the following proteins share a genomic window:
- a CDS encoding sigma-70 family RNA polymerase sigma factor: protein MRDIGNADPSDWVDSYGNYLFRYAMLRLRDRTAAEDVVQETFLAALKDRGSFSGISSEATWLVGILKHKIGDHFRRQARETPLMEENPGEHPDAEYLDEAGHWTAGPAEWGRNPAEIYRNKEFVERFRKCLAGLSPNHANAFTLRETEGLGTAEICKILGVSETNLGVILHRARSLLRRCLETLWFGKTAGEGS from the coding sequence ATGCGGGATATCGGGAATGCCGATCCGTCGGATTGGGTGGACAGCTACGGGAACTACCTGTTCCGGTACGCGATGCTCAGGTTGCGGGACCGCACCGCGGCGGAAGACGTTGTCCAGGAGACATTCCTCGCGGCTTTGAAGGACCGGGGATCTTTTTCCGGAATCTCTTCGGAAGCGACCTGGCTGGTCGGGATCCTCAAGCACAAGATCGGCGATCATTTCAGGCGGCAGGCAAGGGAAACTCCCCTGATGGAGGAAAATCCGGGGGAACATCCCGATGCGGAATATCTCGATGAGGCGGGGCACTGGACGGCCGGACCCGCCGAATGGGGCCGTAATCCCGCGGAAATTTACCGAAACAAGGAGTTCGTGGAACGGTTCAGGAAGTGCCTCGCGGGTCTTTCCCCGAACCACGCCAACGCTTTCACTCTCCGGGAAACGGAGGGTTTGGGAACCGCCGAGATCTGTAAGATTCTGGGCGTCTCCGAGACAAACCTTGGGGTGATCCTGCACCGCGCCCGGTCGCTGCTGCGCCGGTGCCTGGAAACCCTCTGGTTCGGCAAAACCGCGGGAGAAGGATCGTGA
- a CDS encoding zf-HC2 domain-containing protein, with protein MMLSCKDVTILLSGSMDASLPIGKRIGVRVHLIICKWCARYKRQLVLIRETVRRLASAVEKPGELPGESLSEEAKERIRKSIKGL; from the coding sequence GTGATGCTTTCCTGCAAGGATGTGACAATACTGCTTTCCGGGTCGATGGACGCTTCTCTCCCCATCGGCAAGCGGATCGGCGTGCGCGTTCACCTGATCATCTGCAAGTGGTGCGCGAGATACAAGCGGCAGCTCGTCCTGATCCGCGAGACGGTCAGGCGCCTCGCATCAGCCGTTGAAAAACCCGGAGAATTGCCCGGCGAATCGTTGTCGGAGGAAGCGAAGGAGCGCATCAGGAAATCGATAAAA